In Amphiura filiformis chromosome 2, Afil_fr2py, whole genome shotgun sequence, one DNA window encodes the following:
- the LOC140144605 gene encoding LOW QUALITY PROTEIN: uncharacterized protein (The sequence of the model RefSeq protein was modified relative to this genomic sequence to represent the inferred CDS: substituted 1 base at 1 genomic stop codon): MQLEESKTRRGEFNDSQSVQTHRAKAKVPRLPCFDENKDNIDAYLNRFERYATVQEWRKEHWAVNLSALLTGKSLEVYYSMSETQASDYDVLKLAILNRYELNEEGFRKKFKNCKPEEGESGVQYAARIIKYFDRWRDLSICENSKVGFIDFIVRDQFLHSIPKDMAMFIREREPKDIETVSELADHYLKAHHSWCGPSGAQKGEKEESNSTDSCGVVAFLMMTADQSNMFPGHNVYSIENGQELPAMTAACHPQPKSERYVVDGLVGKRQVKLLRDSGCDGVVIKKSLVKESQFTGKVKTVLLIDRTVRRFPIAXIEIDTPYFVGKVLAYVVENPVYPLVLGETEGVREPADPDVTWKLEEKIKQRDIKNIIPSGKCPLIKKTTRHTDSTDKTEDREKKSGKPKIQVQVVTEKEVHQSGSYIEPKVPVDIVEQVNDVKPDEKADKHQNKVALVETRSQRLNKVKQIKPLITTPANEEIVTAELLKKKQLEDPTLSKPREMAATGEVKEGKNGSKTKYILDKGILYREFTSPKVEYGNVFRQVVVPLTYRRHVLQIAHESILGGHQGAKKTSQKVMTNFYWPGLGADIRRYCQSCDMCQRTIPKGRVSRVPLGDMPIIDTPFERVAVDLVGPIKPVTDRGHRYILVLVDYATRYPEAIPLKSIETEVVAEALLDMYSRLGIPKQVLTDRGSQFTSRVMQESSTAFSPFELLYGRDVRGPMAILRELWTDQSNESETKTTYQYIIDLQDRLEKTCQLAREELRKSKEKYRHQYNKKARLRSFKAGYEVLLLLPTDHNKLLMQWKGPFKITKKLSVMNYQIDMGSRKQTFHANLLKRYYRREQDIPESEEKLGALSVIATAVIEEEKDDEVAAHEPLSMTNEELLHLPPLTPKETEKDVKMSPELDDSQQKEVKRILGNFKDVLTDIPGRTNLGEHVIQLTDDEPVRCKPYPIPHALRKDVQKEVDMMLSMGIISKSTSPYACPLTMVVKPDGTYRVCCDTRRLNAKTEFDAEPVADQEEIFSQIAEDHY; this comes from the exons ATGCAGCTTGAAGAGTCTAAAACACGTCGTGGAGAATTTAATGATTCCCAAAGTGTCCAAACCCATAGAGCTAAAGCCAAAGTCCCAAGGTTACCATGTTTTGATGAAAACAAAGACAATATAGATGCATACTTAAATAGATTTGAAAGATATGCAACTGTTCAGGAATGGCGAAAGGAACATTGGGCAGTCAACTTGAGTGCTTTACTAACGGGTAAAAGTCTTGAAGTATATTATTCAATGAGTGAAACTCAAGCCAGCGATTATGACGTTTTGAAACTGGCTAtcttgaatagatatgaattgaatgaagagggtttCAGAAAGAAATTCAAGAATTGTAAACCGGAAGAAGGGGAATCTGGTGTGCAATACGCAGCGCGTATTATCAAGTATTTTGACCGTTGGAGAGATCTTTCAATCTGTGAAAATTCAAAGGTAGGATTCATTGATTTCATAGTTCGGGATCAATTCCTTCATAGTATACCCAAAGACATGGCAATGTTCATTCGAGAAAGGGAACCCAAAGATATTGAGACAGTATCTGAACTTGCTGACCACTACTTAAAAGCTCATCATAGTTGGTGTGGTCCTTCTGGTGCACAGAAAG GTGAGAAAGAAGAGTCTAACAGTACAGATAGTTGTGGCGTAGTTGCATTTCTCATGATGACAGCAGATCAAAGTAACATGTTTCCTGGACACAATGTATATAGTATTGAGAATGGCCAGGAATTACCCGCAATGACAGCTGCATGCCACCCTCAACCAAAAAGTGAAAGGTATGTTGTAGATGGACTAGTTGGAAAACGACAAGTCAAACTTCTACGTGATTCAGGTTGTGATGGTGTGGTGATAAAGAAGAGTCTGGTGAAGGAGTCACAGTTCACAGGTAAAGTAAAAACAGTTTTACTTATAGACAGAACGGTAAGACGTTTTCCCATAGCATAAATCGAGATCGATACTCCATATTTTGTTGGTAAGGTGTTAGCATATGTTGTTGAAAACCCAGTATACCCACTAGTACTTGGAGAAACAGAAGGAGTCCGTGAACCAGCTGATCCAGATGTAACGTGGAAATTAGAAGAGAAGATCAAACAGAGggacataaagaatataatacctTCAGGTAAGTGTCCTCTGATCAAGAAGACTACCAGACATACTGACAGTACAGATAAGACAGAAGATAGAGAGAAGAAATCAGGTAAACCTAAAATACAAGTTCAAGTTGTTACAGAGAAAGAAGTTCATCAATCAGGTTCCTATATTGAACCAAAGGTACCAGTAGACATTGTTGAACAAGTCAATGATGTGAAACCAGATGAGAAAGCtgacaaacaccaaaataaagTCGCACTGGTAGAAACGAGAAGCCAACGCCTAAATAAGGTAAAACAAATAAAGCCGTTGATTACTACTCCAGCAAATGAAGAGATAGTAACAGCTGAACTACTGAAGAAAAAACAGCTTGAGGATCCAACATTATCTAAACCAAGAGAAATGGCGGCAACGGGCGAAGTAAAAGAAGGTAAAAATGGTAGTAAAACCAAGTATATCTTAGATAAGGGTATCTTATACCGCGAATTTACTTCACCAAAAGTAGAATATGGAAATGTATTCCGTCAAGTTGTTGTGCCACTAACATATAGAAGACATGTACTCCAAATAGCACATGAGTCTATTTTAGGAGGACATCAAGGAGCTAAAAAGACTAGTCAAAAGGTAATGACAAACTTTTATTGGCCAGGTCTTGGAGCCGACATTCGTAGATATTGCCAATCATGTGACATGTGTCAAAGAACTATACCTAAGGGAAGAGTAAGTAGAGTGCCATTAGGCGACATGCCTATAATAGACACTCCCTTTGAGCGTGTAGCCGTTGACCTTGTAGGCCCTATCAAACCTGTAACAGATAGAGGTCACCGATATATTCTCGTACTCGTAGATTATGCCACGAGATATCCTGAGGCTATTCCACTCAAATCCATTGAAACTGAAGTGGTAGCTGAGGCATTACTTGACATGTACAGTAGGCTTGGTATTCCAAAACAAGTTCTCACAGACAGAGGAAGTCAATTTACTTCTAGAGTCATGCAAGAA TCGAGCACAGCATTTTCACCATTCGAGCTATTATATGGACGAGACGTTAGAGGACCAATGGCAATTCTTAGAGAACTGTGGACAGACCAAAGTAATGAGAGTGAAACCAAAACCACTTACCAgtacatcattgatcttcaagaTAGATTGGAGAAAACATGTCAACTAGCTCGGGAAGAGTTGCGTAAATCCAAAGAAAAGTATCGTCATCAATACAACAAGAAAGCTAGACTGAGATCGTTCAAGGCGGGATATGAAGTCCTTCTTCTACTACCCACTGATCACAACAAATTGTTGATGCAGTGGAAAGGTCCTTTCAAGATCACAAAGAAACTGAGTGTCATGAACTACCAAATAGACATGGGAAGCAGGAAACAAACATTCCATGCGAACTTGTTGAAAAGGTATTATCGACGAGAGCAAGACATTCCAGAATCAGAGGAGAAACTGGGAGCACTTTCAGTGATAGCAACAGCAGTCATAGAAGAGGAGAAAGATGATGAGGTTGCTGCACATGAACCTTTGAGCATGACTAATGAGGAGCTGCTGCATCTACCACCTCTGACACCGAAAGAAACGGAAAAGGATGTTAAAATGAGTCCTGAACTAGATGACTCTCAACAAAAGGAAGTTAAAAGGATATTAGGTAACTTCAAAGATGTTCTCACAGATATCCCTGGAAGAACCAATCTTGGAGAACATGTGATTCAGTTGACAGATGATGAACCAGTCAGATGTAAACCATATCCAATTCCTCATGCATTAAGGAAAGATGTACAGAAGGAAGTCGACATGATGTTGAGTATGGGTATCATCAGCAAGAGTACAAGTCCATATGCTTGTCCACTCACTATGGTAGTGAAACCTGATGGAACATACAGAGTATGTTGTGACACAAGACGGCTTAATGCTAAGACAG